From Fusobacteriaceae bacterium, one genomic window encodes:
- a CDS encoding winged helix-turn-helix domain-containing protein, whose translation RVYGKTLDMNYTHILYDHPEYDLNTVFLLDKVQKHQEIDQTDVKYLRSLNLIDGRRPNLFISAKYDDAGKELIGDNANVTDHVTNHVTNHVIEISDTQRQIIESIRENPGVTIAKLANIIGIAERNIKRNMKMLQDAGIVERVGTTRKGCWKIIALPSKTIATKKDD comes from the coding sequence TGCGTGTGTACGGCAAAACATTGGACATGAACTATACGCACATCCTCTACGATCATCCGGAGTATGACCTGAACACGGTATTTTTGCTTGATAAAGTTCAGAAGCACCAGGAGATAGACCAGACAGATGTAAAATACCTGCGCTCACTGAATCTGATCGACGGCAGAAGACCGAATCTGTTCATCTCAGCAAAGTATGATGACGCCGGAAAAGAGTTAATTGGCGACAACGCGAACGTCACCGATCACGTCACCAATCACGTCACCAATCACGTCATCGAAATCAGTGACACACAAAGGCAGATTATCGAATCCATTCGAGAAAATCCGGGCGTAACGATAGCAAAACTTGCGAATATAATTGGCATTGCCGAACGTAACATCAAAAGGAACATGAAGATGCTGCAAGACGCCGGAATTGTTGAACGTGTAGGAACGACAAGAAAAGGATGCTGGAAAATAATCGCTTTACCATCGAAAACAATCGCAACCAAGAAGGATGACTGA
- a CDS encoding putative DNA binding domain-containing protein has translation MIPLKLETLLEGRIVEQDRVEYKKGWNPNETIHTICAYANDFSNTNGGYIVIGVDAKNGQPVLPPEGLPKNKLDEIQREIFQYCNFIEPRYIPKLEVLKHQRKWVIFLWCPGGNSGPYKVPKDVLAKGGEDRHKDYWIKPFSVKTVAKGEELAELFEKFSSVPFDDRVNQKAKITDVRRAYVEDFLRESNSSLISEINTRSVEDLLVAMEAANRTDVGVDIRNIGVLMFFEHPEKLVPEAKIELIRFHTEEAEAGVFTEKTFTGPIFKQVRDTLEYIETTLIEEKVVKVSGRAEADRFYNYVYDALEEVLVNSVFHKSYLIPEPVEIRIYVDCIKIINYPGPAKTIDMEDFRAGTAIARRYRNRRIGEFLKDIDLSEKKSTGIKKVLTALAQNGSPPPEFKTDAERSYLISTIRMHEGFEPAVIKAVVEPEDERGENMQDSAEDSAEDGAEDGAEVKLSQDRLDALLDFCSEPRSRKEMQDFCGIKSDEYFRRRIVLPMLALGLVRMTIPEKPNSKNQKYIRV, from the coding sequence ATGATACCTTTGAAGCTTGAGACATTGCTGGAAGGACGCATAGTAGAACAGGATCGCGTGGAATACAAAAAGGGGTGGAATCCGAATGAGACGATTCACACCATCTGCGCGTATGCCAATGATTTTTCGAATACGAACGGCGGATACATCGTCATTGGCGTCGACGCCAAAAACGGCCAGCCTGTGCTCCCGCCTGAGGGATTGCCTAAAAATAAGCTTGACGAAATCCAGCGGGAGATTTTTCAATACTGCAATTTTATTGAGCCAAGGTATATACCTAAGCTCGAGGTATTAAAACATCAGAGAAAATGGGTGATATTTCTTTGGTGTCCCGGTGGAAACAGCGGTCCGTACAAAGTGCCGAAGGATGTTTTGGCCAAAGGCGGCGAGGATCGACACAAGGATTATTGGATTAAGCCGTTTTCCGTGAAGACCGTCGCGAAAGGTGAAGAGCTTGCGGAGTTATTTGAGAAATTCAGCTCCGTGCCTTTCGATGACAGGGTCAATCAAAAGGCGAAAATCACCGATGTCAGGCGGGCGTATGTGGAGGATTTCCTGCGCGAGAGCAACAGTTCGTTAATTAGCGAGATCAACACGCGCTCAGTAGAGGATTTGCTCGTCGCAATGGAGGCGGCGAACAGGACAGATGTCGGCGTCGATATCAGGAATATCGGAGTGCTGATGTTTTTCGAGCATCCGGAAAAGCTGGTTCCAGAGGCAAAAATTGAACTGATCCGCTTCCATACTGAAGAAGCGGAAGCTGGCGTTTTCACAGAGAAAACCTTCACCGGGCCTATTTTTAAGCAGGTGCGAGACACATTGGAATACATCGAAACAACGCTAATCGAAGAAAAAGTTGTGAAGGTCAGCGGAAGAGCTGAAGCAGATCGATTTTACAATTACGTGTATGATGCCCTTGAAGAGGTATTGGTAAATTCTGTATTTCATAAGTCCTACCTTATTCCTGAACCAGTTGAAATTCGTATTTACGTTGATTGCATCAAGATCATCAATTACCCGGGACCGGCAAAGACAATTGACATGGAGGATTTCCGTGCAGGAACGGCCATAGCAAGGCGTTACCGCAACCGCAGGATCGGTGAATTTCTGAAGGACATAGACCTGTCGGAGAAGAAATCCACCGGCATTAAGAAAGTGCTCACCGCACTCGCGCAAAACGGCTCGCCGCCGCCAGAATTCAAGACAGATGCAGAACGGAGCTACTTGATCTCTACGATTCGAATGCATGAGGGATTTGAACCTGCCGTCATCAAGGCGGTTGTTGAGCCTGAAGATGAACGCGGAGAGAATATGCAAGATAGTGCGGAAGATAGTGCGGAAGATGGTGCGGAAGATGGTGCGGAAGTTAAATTATCACAAGACAGGCTGGATGCGTTACTCGATTTTTGCTCTGAACCGCGTAGCCGAAAGGAGATGCAAGATTTTTGCGGAATCAAATCTGATGAATATTTCCGCAGGCGCATCGTTCTACCGATGCTAGCACTAGGATTGGTTCGTATGACTATTCCAGAAAAGCCGAATAGTAAGAACCAGAAATATATAAGAGTATGA